One part of the Vogesella sp. LIG4 genome encodes these proteins:
- a CDS encoding transporter substrate-binding domain-containing protein translates to MKRNIAFAALLLSPLLTQAAEPLRIATDATYPPFELVDASGKVAGFEVDFAYAVCKAMATPCEVVNQPWDGLIPGLQAKKYDAIMSSMNITDERRKVVDFSKVYYLMQNRFVGRKGVQLSADLKGKVIAVQTGTPQDRYVTQSFKAATIKRYVNAQDPMLELTSGRADLTFGNTVQLQKGFLDTANGKPFAFTGPVFDGRKDKVLGEGVAVALRKSDGTLKERFNKAIDQVKSSGEYAALLKKHHLDGLLED, encoded by the coding sequence ATGAAACGCAATATCGCATTTGCCGCACTGCTGCTGTCCCCGCTGCTGACCCAGGCTGCCGAGCCGCTGCGCATCGCCACCGATGCCACTTACCCGCCGTTCGAACTGGTGGATGCCAGCGGCAAGGTAGCCGGCTTCGAAGTGGACTTCGCCTACGCCGTGTGCAAGGCCATGGCGACGCCGTGCGAGGTGGTCAACCAGCCGTGGGACGGCCTGATCCCCGGCCTGCAGGCCAAGAAGTACGACGCCATCATGTCGTCGATGAACATCACCGACGAGCGCCGCAAGGTGGTGGACTTCAGCAAGGTGTACTACCTGATGCAGAACCGCTTCGTTGGCCGCAAGGGCGTGCAGCTGTCCGCAGACCTGAAGGGCAAGGTGATCGCGGTGCAGACCGGTACCCCGCAGGACCGCTACGTGACCCAGAGCTTCAAGGCTGCCACCATCAAGCGCTACGTGAACGCGCAGGACCCGATGCTGGAGCTGACCTCCGGCCGTGCCGACCTTACCTTCGGCAACACCGTGCAGCTGCAGAAGGGCTTCCTGGATACCGCCAACGGCAAACCGTTCGCCTTCACCGGCCCGGTGTTCGACGGCCGCAAGGACAAGGTGCTGGGCGAGGGCGTGGCGGTAGCGCTGCGCAAGAGCGATGGCACGCTGAAAGAGCGCTTCAACAAGGCCATCGACCAGGTGAAGAGCAGCGGTGAATACGCAGCGCTGCTGAAGAAGCATCATCTGGATGGCCTGCTGGAAGACTGA
- a CDS encoding rhodanese-like domain-containing protein: MLQWLKKLFSPTPAPSLPAGTLLIDVREPQEYAAGHAPGAVNIPLAQLGSQIARLRASQPPALVLYCASGMRSAAACRQLQQAGFTQVYNARTRQQAAAWLQQSSFCRPDTP; encoded by the coding sequence ATGCTGCAGTGGCTGAAGAAGCTGTTCTCCCCCACCCCGGCGCCCAGCCTGCCGGCCGGCACCCTGCTGATCGACGTGCGCGAGCCGCAGGAATATGCCGCCGGCCACGCCCCCGGCGCCGTCAACATCCCGCTGGCGCAGCTGGGCAGCCAGATCGCCCGCCTGCGTGCCAGCCAGCCGCCGGCGCTGGTGCTGTACTGCGCCAGCGGCATGCGCAGCGCCGCCGCCTGCCGCCAGTTGCAGCAGGCCGGCTTTACGCAGGTATACAACGCGCGCACCCGGCAGCAGGCGGCGGCCTGGCTGCAACAGTCATCGTTTTGTCGCCCGGACACGCCATAG
- a CDS encoding DUF2892 domain-containing protein, which yields MTIERAIRFFAGLMILLSLALGAEASPLFVSTYWLWLTAFVGANLLQFSLSNVCPLAILLKKLGVPEQASCGAGK from the coding sequence ATGACCATAGAACGCGCCATCCGCTTCTTCGCCGGCCTGATGATCCTGCTGTCGCTGGCGCTGGGCGCCGAGGCCAGCCCGCTGTTCGTCAGCACATACTGGTTGTGGCTCACCGCCTTCGTCGGAGCCAACCTGCTGCAGTTCTCGCTGAGCAACGTCTGCCCGCTGGCCATCCTGCTGAAAAAGCTGGGTGTGCCGGAGCAGGCCAGCTGCGGGGCCGGCAAATGA